Proteins encoded within one genomic window of Actinoplanes octamycinicus:
- a CDS encoding ABC transporter substrate-binding protein, which yields MRSRTLRALALATAAVAATTALAACGSSDDDNQKADTPAGAAAESKTLKLGYFPNITHAPALVGVNKGLFKDALTGTELTTQTFNAGPAAIEALLSGAIDATYIGPNPAINGWAKSNGQALKIIAGSTSGGAGLVVKEGINSPADLKGKKIATPQLGNTQDVALRAWLKENGLNADTNGGGDVSILPQDNATAVQAFAQGSIDGAWVPEPNLSKMLLESKGKLLVDEKTLWPNQQFVTTHLIVSQKFLKEYPGTVKKLLQGHIASVKYITDNNADAQKAANEQIKSLTSKPLKDEILTAAFKNLTFTNDPIAGSLFTSAKHAEEVGLLKPVDLKGIYDLGPLNELLKANGQPAVSDAAAS from the coding sequence ATGCGCTCCCGCACCCTTCGTGCGCTCGCCCTTGCCACCGCCGCGGTCGCGGCCACCACCGCGCTGGCCGCCTGCGGATCGTCCGACGACGACAACCAGAAGGCCGACACCCCCGCCGGGGCGGCGGCCGAGTCGAAGACCCTCAAGCTGGGCTACTTCCCCAACATCACCCACGCCCCGGCCCTGGTCGGCGTCAACAAGGGCCTGTTCAAGGACGCCCTGACCGGCACCGAGCTGACCACCCAGACGTTCAACGCCGGCCCGGCCGCGATCGAGGCGCTGCTCTCCGGCGCGATCGACGCCACCTACATCGGCCCGAACCCGGCGATCAACGGCTGGGCCAAGTCCAACGGCCAGGCCCTGAAGATCATCGCGGGCAGCACCTCCGGCGGCGCCGGCCTGGTGGTCAAGGAGGGCATCAACAGCCCGGCCGACCTCAAGGGCAAGAAGATCGCCACCCCGCAGCTGGGCAACACCCAGGACGTCGCGCTGCGCGCCTGGCTCAAGGAGAACGGGCTGAACGCCGACACCAACGGCGGCGGCGACGTCTCGATCCTGCCGCAGGACAACGCCACCGCGGTGCAGGCCTTCGCGCAGGGCTCGATCGACGGCGCCTGGGTGCCGGAGCCGAACCTGAGCAAGATGCTGCTCGAGTCCAAGGGCAAGCTGCTGGTCGACGAGAAGACCCTGTGGCCGAACCAGCAGTTCGTCACCACGCACCTGATCGTCAGCCAGAAGTTCCTCAAGGAGTACCCGGGCACGGTCAAGAAGCTGCTGCAGGGCCACATCGCGTCGGTCAAGTACATCACCGACAACAACGCCGACGCGCAGAAGGCGGCGAACGAGCAGATCAAGTCGCTGACCAGCAAGCCGCTGAAGGACGAGATCCTCACCGCCGCGTTCAAGAACCTGACGTTCACCAACGACCCGATCGCGGGCTCGCTGTTCACCAGCGCCAAGCACGCGGAGGAGGTCGGCCTGCTCAAGCCGGTCGACCTGAAGGGCATCTACGACCTCGGCCCGCTGAACGAGCTGCTCAAGGCGAACGGGCAGCCCGCGGTCAGCGACGCCGCGGCATCCTGA
- the cspE gene encoding transcription antiterminator/RNA stability regulator CspE, translated as MVTGVVKWFNADKGFGFITPDDGGADVFAHFSAIQMSGYRSLEENQRVEFEVTQGQKGPQAANIRAV; from the coding sequence ATGGTTACCGGCGTAGTGAAGTGGTTCAACGCGGACAAGGGCTTCGGATTCATCACCCCTGACGACGGCGGCGCCGACGTCTTCGCCCACTTCTCCGCGATCCAGATGTCGGGCTACCGCAGCCTGGAGGAGAACCAGCGGGTGGAGTTCGAGGTCACCCAGGGCCAGAAGGGCCCGCAGGCCGCGAACATCCGCGCTGTCTGA
- a CDS encoding lysophospholipid acyltransferase family protein — protein sequence MELVYPPVVALAKTMFRVLDLKIEVEGGEHIPTTGGAVLASNHSSYLDFIFCGLGAQPAKRLVRFMAKKSVFDHKISGPLMRGMRHIPVDRKAGTGAFREATTALERGEVVGVFPEATISESFTVKELKTGAARMAQEAGVPLIPMAVWGPHRLWTKGRKKELTKRHVPVLIKIGEAIPLPEGATPEAITATLKLRLSSLLDAVQRAYPEKPANDDDRWWLPAHLGGTAPLPRPAAAV from the coding sequence ATGGAACTGGTGTATCCCCCGGTCGTCGCCTTGGCCAAGACGATGTTCCGCGTGCTCGACCTCAAGATCGAGGTCGAGGGCGGCGAGCACATCCCGACCACCGGCGGGGCGGTCCTGGCCAGCAACCATTCGAGCTACCTCGACTTCATCTTCTGCGGACTGGGCGCCCAGCCGGCCAAGCGGCTGGTTCGCTTCATGGCGAAGAAATCGGTCTTCGACCACAAGATCAGTGGCCCGCTGATGCGCGGCATGCGGCACATCCCGGTCGACCGCAAGGCCGGCACCGGGGCGTTCCGCGAGGCCACCACGGCGCTGGAGCGCGGTGAGGTGGTCGGCGTCTTCCCGGAGGCGACGATCAGCGAGTCGTTCACCGTCAAGGAGCTGAAGACCGGCGCCGCGCGGATGGCGCAGGAGGCCGGCGTGCCGCTGATCCCGATGGCGGTGTGGGGCCCGCACCGGCTCTGGACCAAGGGGCGGAAGAAGGAGCTCACCAAGCGGCACGTGCCGGTGCTGATCAAGATCGGCGAGGCGATCCCGCTGCCGGAGGGCGCCACGCCGGAGGCGATCACCGCGACCCTCAAGCTGCGGCTGTCCTCGCTGCTCGACGCGGTCCAGCGGGCCTACCCGGAGAAGCCGGCGAACGACGACGACCGCTGGTGGCTGCCGGCGCACCTCGGCGGCACCGCGCCGCTGCCCCGGCCCGCCGCGGCCGTCTGA
- a CDS encoding RrF2 family transcriptional regulator, with protein MYVSARTDYAVRAMLAVTAAHPRLVKAAGLAAAQDIPLSFLQGILLDLRRAGLLHSHRGVDGGYALARPAEEITVGDVVRAVGGALTTVRGLPTATATYHGAATALHDVWIAVEAAIEGVVDHRTLAELSSTSIKQN; from the coding sequence GTGTACGTATCGGCACGCACGGACTACGCCGTCCGGGCCATGCTCGCGGTCACCGCGGCGCACCCCCGTCTGGTCAAGGCCGCCGGGCTGGCGGCCGCGCAGGACATCCCGCTGAGCTTCCTGCAGGGCATCCTGCTCGACCTGCGCCGCGCCGGGCTGCTGCACAGCCACCGCGGCGTCGACGGCGGGTACGCCCTGGCCCGCCCGGCCGAGGAGATCACCGTGGGTGACGTGGTCCGCGCCGTCGGCGGCGCGCTCACCACGGTCCGCGGCCTCCCCACCGCCACCGCGACCTACCACGGCGCGGCGACCGCACTGCACGACGTGTGGATCGCCGTCGAAGCGGCCATCGAGGGCGTGGTCGACCATCGGACCCTGGCCGAACTCTCCAGCACCTCCATAAAGCAGAACTAG
- a CDS encoding ABC transporter ATP-binding protein, with protein sequence MSILETTSVATDSVVRIENVSKTYGSGSNALLALDRVSLDVRKGEFVCLLGASGCGKSTLLSLVAGLDQISGGTLETGGHKVALMFQEAALFPWLSVSGNVELPLRLEGVGKAERKKRAGELLEIVRLGGFGDKRPHELSGGMRQRVALARALAQDADVLLMDEPFGALDAMTRDILHDELERIWREQELTVLFVTHNVREAVRLGDRVILLSSRPGRVIEDFPVQHPRPRRIDSPEVSAQAGEITDRLRAEVARHAN encoded by the coding sequence ATGAGCATCCTCGAGACCACCAGCGTCGCCACCGACTCGGTGGTGCGCATCGAGAACGTCTCCAAGACGTACGGGTCGGGGAGCAATGCTCTGCTCGCCCTCGACCGCGTGTCCCTGGACGTCCGCAAGGGCGAGTTCGTCTGCCTGCTGGGCGCCTCCGGCTGCGGCAAGAGCACCCTGCTCTCGCTGGTGGCCGGCCTCGACCAGATCAGCGGCGGCACCCTGGAGACCGGCGGGCACAAGGTCGCCCTGATGTTCCAGGAGGCCGCGCTCTTCCCGTGGCTGTCCGTCTCCGGCAACGTCGAGCTGCCGCTCCGGCTGGAGGGCGTCGGCAAGGCGGAGCGCAAGAAGCGGGCCGGCGAGCTGCTGGAGATCGTCCGGCTGGGCGGCTTCGGCGACAAGCGCCCGCACGAGCTCTCCGGCGGCATGCGGCAGCGCGTCGCGCTGGCCCGGGCGCTCGCCCAGGACGCCGACGTGCTGCTGATGGACGAGCCGTTCGGGGCGCTCGACGCGATGACCCGGGACATCCTGCACGACGAGCTGGAGCGGATCTGGCGCGAGCAGGAGCTGACCGTGCTCTTCGTGACCCACAACGTCCGCGAGGCGGTCCGCCTCGGCGACCGGGTGATCCTGCTGAGCAGCCGGCCCGGCCGGGTGATCGAGGACTTCCCGGTCCAGCACCCGCGCCCCCGGCGCATCGACTCCCCCGAGGTCTCCGCCCAGGCCGGCGAGATCACCGACCGGCTCCGCGCGGAGGTCGCCCGTCATGCCAACTGA
- a CDS encoding ATP-dependent helicase, with protein sequence MRADAGPRFTPVELARLLRLPTPTDEQAAIIAHPVKPLLVVAGAGSGKTETMASRVVWLVANGYAHPGEILGLTFTRKAAGELAHRVRTRLGQLTRRLGRDDALAGEATISTYHSYAARVVTEHGLRAGFEPSARLLTEAARWQIVDSLVRAYTGEMTGLNRAPGTVTDDVLALSAELAEHLKSPDDLAAWTGRFFAEVQSFPGRMYKDVTEMLRRQQHRLTLLPLVRLYEQRKLDLEAMDFGDQMARAALVARDHPEVGRIERGRFRVVLLDEYQDTSHAQVTMLNNLFGGGHPVTAVGDPCQSIYGWRGASAGTLERFPDEFPDAAGRPAWVQSLTRSWRNRPEILQVANVISAPLRAQVGTLQPADRVAEAVGGRTVSCALLTTYAEEASWIADSMLTAWRLVAGMPKALPEEIPLERRPTSAVLVRVRSQIPVIEEALRSRGLPVEVVGLGGLLDTPEVRDVVCTLRVLADPTDGASLLRLLTGARWRIGPRDLVALHRRARALAADRAAQHAETAGEPDAVMADRLDDATLVEAMADLGSPHQYSIEGFTRLAAYSRELGALRQRLDQPLPDLLADIERTIGLDVEVAVRGWAAGDAGLARGHLDALGEAATRYVSENETSTLAGFLAFLAAAEEEERGLEPGQVDVAEGAVQILTAHAAKGLEWDVVSVAGLCRGVWPGLVRGSDHYLGGIGVLPFPLRGDAAGLPELDLDDAVEQKDVNNALTEFARVWREHDEREERRLAYVAMTRPRRLLLCSGYWWGDGVKRPRGPSVFLDEVRATCEAGAGVVTTWTPEPAPGATNPSEELVATAEWPADPLGLRRPAMAAAADLIRRMIADPDASAAEAFADLATAHPEVAARAGLAADLAGLAGHGSLPAASAPSASSLPAASSPGHPFAVRPEPAEHPSAEASPAPPADPAEPAPVPAESAPVPAEPAPGPAESAPVPAAPALDRDALLAAATAADRVTAAVDPDIARWRREAQLLLAERAERTRQDGPIEVALPPHLSVSQLVVLRRDPQALARSLRRPLPQRPAPHARRGTAFHVWLEQRFGAARLIDIDELPGAADDQAAGDEELAELQEAFLTGEWADRTPIDVEVPFATTVAGVVVRGRMDAVFADPGDRFDVIDWKTGRRPTGAAAEAAAVQLSAYRIAWATLAGVPVTRVRAGFHYVREQVTVRPTDLMDVASLTALITEIPEEAL encoded by the coding sequence ATGAGAGCAGACGCCGGCCCCCGCTTCACCCCGGTCGAGCTGGCCCGCCTGCTGCGCCTTCCGACGCCCACCGACGAGCAGGCCGCGATCATCGCGCACCCGGTGAAACCGCTGCTGGTGGTGGCCGGCGCCGGTTCCGGCAAGACCGAGACGATGGCCTCCCGGGTGGTCTGGCTGGTCGCCAACGGCTATGCGCACCCCGGTGAGATCCTCGGCCTCACCTTCACCCGCAAGGCGGCCGGCGAGCTGGCCCACCGGGTCCGCACCCGGCTCGGCCAGCTGACCCGCCGGCTCGGCCGGGACGACGCGCTGGCCGGCGAGGCGACCATCTCGACCTACCACTCGTACGCCGCCCGGGTGGTCACCGAGCACGGCCTGCGCGCCGGGTTCGAGCCGTCCGCCCGGCTGCTCACCGAGGCGGCCCGCTGGCAGATCGTGGATTCCCTGGTCCGGGCCTACACCGGGGAGATGACCGGGCTGAACCGCGCGCCCGGCACGGTCACCGACGACGTCCTCGCGCTCTCCGCCGAGCTGGCCGAGCACCTGAAGTCGCCGGACGACCTGGCCGCCTGGACCGGCCGGTTCTTCGCCGAGGTGCAGTCGTTCCCCGGCCGGATGTACAAAGACGTCACCGAGATGCTCCGCCGGCAGCAGCACCGGCTCACCCTGCTGCCCCTGGTCCGCCTCTACGAGCAGCGCAAACTCGATCTGGAGGCGATGGATTTCGGCGATCAGATGGCGCGCGCCGCGCTGGTCGCCCGGGACCATCCGGAGGTCGGCCGGATCGAGCGCGGCCGGTTCCGGGTGGTCCTGCTCGACGAGTACCAGGACACCAGCCACGCCCAGGTGACGATGCTGAACAACCTGTTCGGCGGCGGTCACCCGGTGACCGCGGTGGGGGACCCGTGCCAGTCGATCTACGGCTGGCGGGGCGCGTCGGCCGGCACCCTGGAGCGGTTCCCCGACGAGTTCCCGGACGCCGCCGGCCGCCCGGCCTGGGTGCAGAGCCTGACCCGGAGCTGGCGCAACCGCCCGGAGATCCTCCAGGTGGCGAACGTGATCTCCGCCCCGCTGCGGGCCCAGGTCGGGACGCTGCAACCGGCGGATCGGGTGGCCGAGGCGGTGGGCGGGCGGACGGTCAGCTGTGCGCTGCTCACGACGTACGCGGAGGAGGCCTCCTGGATCGCGGACTCGATGCTGACCGCCTGGCGTCTGGTGGCCGGCATGCCGAAGGCATTGCCGGAGGAGATCCCCCTGGAGCGGCGCCCGACCAGCGCGGTCCTGGTCCGGGTGCGCAGCCAGATCCCGGTGATCGAGGAGGCGCTGCGCTCCCGCGGCCTGCCGGTCGAGGTGGTCGGGCTGGGCGGCCTGCTGGACACCCCCGAGGTCCGGGACGTGGTCTGCACGCTGCGGGTGCTGGCCGACCCGACCGACGGCGCGTCGCTGCTGCGCCTGCTCACCGGCGCCCGCTGGCGGATCGGCCCGCGCGACCTGGTCGCCCTGCACCGGAGGGCCCGGGCGCTGGCCGCCGACCGCGCCGCGCAGCACGCCGAGACGGCCGGGGAGCCGGACGCGGTGATGGCCGACCGGCTCGACGACGCCACGCTGGTCGAGGCGATGGCCGACCTGGGCAGCCCGCACCAGTACTCGATCGAGGGGTTCACCCGGCTGGCCGCCTACAGCCGGGAGCTGGGCGCCCTGCGGCAGCGCCTGGATCAGCCGCTGCCCGACCTGCTGGCGGACATCGAGCGGACCATCGGGCTGGACGTCGAGGTCGCGGTCCGCGGCTGGGCGGCCGGCGACGCCGGACTGGCCCGCGGTCACCTGGACGCGCTCGGCGAGGCCGCCACCCGCTACGTCAGCGAGAACGAGACCAGCACGCTCGCCGGGTTCCTGGCCTTCCTGGCCGCCGCCGAGGAGGAGGAGCGCGGGCTCGAGCCGGGCCAGGTCGACGTGGCCGAGGGCGCCGTGCAGATCCTCACGGCGCACGCCGCGAAGGGTCTGGAGTGGGACGTCGTCTCGGTGGCCGGCCTGTGCCGCGGCGTCTGGCCGGGTCTGGTCCGCGGCTCCGACCACTATCTGGGCGGCATCGGCGTGCTGCCGTTCCCGCTGCGGGGCGACGCGGCCGGGCTGCCCGAGCTGGACCTCGACGACGCGGTCGAGCAGAAGGACGTGAACAACGCGCTCACCGAGTTCGCCCGGGTCTGGCGCGAGCACGACGAGCGCGAGGAGCGCCGCCTGGCCTACGTCGCGATGACCCGCCCGCGCCGCCTGCTGCTCTGCTCCGGCTACTGGTGGGGCGACGGCGTGAAACGTCCGCGCGGCCCGTCGGTCTTCCTCGACGAGGTCCGCGCGACCTGCGAGGCCGGTGCCGGGGTGGTGACGACCTGGACCCCCGAGCCGGCCCCGGGCGCGACCAACCCGAGCGAGGAGCTGGTCGCCACCGCCGAGTGGCCGGCCGACCCGCTCGGCCTGCGCCGCCCGGCGATGGCCGCGGCCGCCGACCTGATCCGCCGCATGATCGCCGACCCGGACGCCTCCGCGGCCGAGGCCTTCGCCGACCTCGCCACGGCCCATCCGGAGGTCGCGGCCCGCGCCGGCCTCGCGGCCGACCTCGCCGGCCTGGCCGGCCACGGCTCCCTCCCGGCCGCTTCGGCGCCTTCCGCCTCGTCGCTTCCGGCCGCTTCTTCCCCAGGCCACCCCTTTGCGGTACGCCCGGAGCCCGCCGAGCACCCCTCCGCCGAAGCCTCGCCCGCCCCGCCTGCGGATCCCGCCGAGCCCGCGCCGGTCCCCGCCGAGTCCGCCCCGGTCCCCGCCGAGCCCGCGCCAGGCCCCGCCGAGTCCGCCCCGGTCCCCGCCGCGCCGGCGCTCGACCGGGACGCGCTGCTGGCCGCCGCGACCGCCGCCGACCGGGTCACCGCCGCCGTCGACCCGGACATCGCCCGCTGGCGCCGCGAGGCCCAGCTGCTGCTCGCCGAGCGCGCCGAGCGCACCCGCCAGGACGGCCCGATCGAGGTCGCCCTGCCCCCGCACCTCTCGGTCTCCCAGCTGGTCGTCCTCCGCCGCGACCCGCAGGCCCTGGCCCGTTCGCTGCGCCGCCCGCTCCCGCAGCGCCCGGCCCCGCACGCCCGGCGCGGCACCGCCTTCCACGTCTGGCTGGAGCAGCGGTTCGGCGCGGCCCGCCTGATCGACATCGACGAGCTGCCCGGCGCCGCCGACGACCAGGCGGCCGGCGACGAGGAGCTGGCCGAGCTGCAGGAGGCGTTCCTCACCGGTGAGTGGGCCGACCGCACGCCGATCGACGTCGAGGTCCCGTTCGCCACCACGGTCGCCGGCGTGGTGGTCCGCGGCCGGATGGACGCCGTCTTCGCCGATCCGGGCGACCGCTTCGACGTGATCGACTGGAAGACCGGCCGCCGTCCCACCGGCGCCGCCGCCGAGGCCGCCGCGGTGCAGCTCTCGGCGTACCGGATCGCCTGGGCCACGCTGGCCGGCGTCCCGGTCACCCGGGTCCGGGCCGGCTTCCACTATGTCCGCGAGCAGGTCACCGTCCGGCCCACCGACCTGATGGACGTGGCCTCCCTGACCGCCTTGATCACCGAGATCCCCGAGGAGGCCCTCTGA
- a CDS encoding pilus assembly protein CpaE, translating to MHKARQLKAAGLIWKPRLGDRFAIPDRDLDDEMFVLSNMTIQVHDRPEGRIIGFNGTTEWALDDVEIEETIWLPREDQLRELLGGTFRSLRRDGEGYRVELDLLGEPLSFPGESADEAYAAALLHLLAAAGVREAA from the coding sequence ATGCACAAGGCGCGGCAGCTCAAAGCTGCCGGACTGATCTGGAAGCCCCGGCTCGGCGACCGGTTCGCCATCCCCGACCGGGACCTCGACGACGAGATGTTCGTGCTCAGCAACATGACGATCCAGGTCCACGACAGGCCGGAGGGCCGGATCATCGGCTTCAACGGGACGACCGAGTGGGCCCTCGACGACGTGGAGATCGAGGAGACCATCTGGCTGCCGCGCGAGGATCAGCTGCGGGAGCTGCTCGGCGGGACGTTCCGGTCGCTGCGGCGGGACGGCGAGGGGTACCGGGTGGAGCTCGATCTGCTCGGTGAGCCGCTCAGTTTCCCGGGCGAGTCGGCGGACGAGGCGTATGCGGCGGCGTTGCTGCACCTGCTCGCCGCGGCCGGGGTCCGGGAGGCGGCCTGA
- a CDS encoding ABC transporter permease, with protein sequence MPTEPPAPLKYAGARAGLDGLAGDEGIGPVPQKIKTLSEDEVRGLDALERAPRSEKGRLGLRIWQSAWPKLLAIAIVLLAWELAYLSGWKPSYVFPSPLQVLPQLGDLVTTADFWDGVRLTMTRAITGFALAVAIGTVIGAAVSRFAPLRAAIGSLITGLQTMPSIMWFPLAILLFQLGEQAIMFVVVIGAAPSVANGLISGIDYVPRTWLRVGQVMGMKGLSRYRHLILPASLPSFVSGLKQGWAFSWRSLMAGELLVIVPGTVSIGVRMQNARDLTDTPLVICYILVVLVIGIVIDQLFNLADGALRRRWGLTGS encoded by the coding sequence ATGCCAACTGAACCCCCCGCCCCGCTGAAGTACGCGGGCGCCCGCGCCGGACTGGACGGCCTGGCCGGGGACGAGGGCATCGGCCCGGTGCCGCAGAAGATCAAGACGCTGAGCGAGGACGAGGTCCGCGGCCTGGACGCGCTCGAACGCGCCCCCCGCTCGGAGAAGGGCCGGCTCGGCCTGCGGATCTGGCAGAGCGCCTGGCCGAAGCTGCTGGCCATCGCGATCGTGCTGCTGGCCTGGGAGCTGGCCTACCTCAGCGGATGGAAGCCGAGCTACGTCTTCCCCTCCCCGCTCCAGGTCCTCCCGCAGCTCGGGGACCTGGTCACCACGGCCGACTTCTGGGACGGCGTGCGGCTGACCATGACCCGGGCGATCACCGGGTTCGCGCTGGCGGTGGCGATCGGCACGGTGATCGGCGCGGCGGTGTCCCGGTTCGCGCCGCTGCGGGCCGCGATCGGCTCGCTGATCACCGGTCTGCAGACGATGCCGTCGATCATGTGGTTCCCGCTCGCCATCCTGCTGTTCCAGCTCGGCGAGCAGGCGATCATGTTCGTGGTCGTGATCGGCGCCGCGCCGTCGGTGGCCAACGGCCTGATCAGCGGCATCGACTACGTGCCCCGGACCTGGCTGCGGGTGGGCCAGGTGATGGGCATGAAGGGCCTGTCCCGCTACCGGCACCTGATCCTGCCGGCGTCGCTGCCCAGCTTCGTCTCCGGGCTCAAGCAGGGCTGGGCGTTCTCCTGGCGCAGCCTGATGGCCGGTGAGCTGCTGGTCATCGTGCCCGGCACGGTGTCCATCGGCGTCCGGATGCAGAACGCCCGCGACCTGACCGACACCCCGCTGGTGATCTGCTACATCCTGGTGGTGCTGGTGATCGGCATCGTGATCGACCAGCTCTTCAACCTGGCCGACGGCGCGCTGCGCCGCCGCTGGGGACTGACCGGCAGCTGA